A single genomic interval of Suncus etruscus isolate mSunEtr1 chromosome 12, mSunEtr1.pri.cur, whole genome shotgun sequence harbors:
- the LOC126024662 gene encoding putative N-acetyltransferase 8B, whose amino-acid sequence MASYHIRKYREPDHEQIVGLYSKSILEHAPTTFHHLLKLPRTLVLLLGGPLSVLLLSGSWPLTVLAFLLLLTALKYFAKKPWSQYIVMSLNTDMSDISKYYFSERGSCFWVAESEGQVVGMVGALPVKEPALRRVHLELLHMCVDLGHRGQGIAKALVKTVLQFGQDEGYRAIVLSTTSMQHSALALYQGLGFQKTGELYYSLIWRLAEITFINFIYQFPAAQVSQGPK is encoded by the coding sequence ATGGCATCTTATCACATCCGCAAATACCGGGAGCCAGACCACGAGCAGATTGTGGGCTTGTATTCAAAGAGCATACTTGAGCATGCCCCCACCACCTTCCACCACCTTCTGAAGCTGCCCCGAACCCTTGTGCTCTTGCTCGGAGGACCCCTGTCAGTCCTCCTCCTCTCTGGCTCCTGGCCTCTGACCGTCCTGGCTTTCCTTTTGCTCCTCACTGCCCTGAAGTACTTTGCCAAGAAACCTTGGAGCCAGTATATAGTCATGAGTTTAAATACAGACATGTCTGACATCAGCAAATACTACTTCAGCGAGCGAGGGTCTTGCTTCTGGGTGGCTGAGTCCGAGGGGCAGGTGGTCGGCATGGTAGGGGCTCTGCCTGTGAAGGAGCCCGCCTTGAGGAGGGTGCACTTAGAGCTCCTCCACATGTGTGTGGACTTAGGTCACCGAGGTCAGGGGATAGCCAAGGCCCTGGTGAAGACTGTCCTCCAGTTTGGGCAGGATGAGGGCTACAGGGCAATTGTTCTCAGCACCACCTCCATGCAGCACTCGGCCCTGGCCCTCTACCAAGGCCTGGGTTTCCAGAAAACCGGAGAGTTGTACTACTCTTTGATCTGGAGACTCGCGGAGATCACTTTTATTAACTTCATCTACCAGTTCCCCGCTGCTCAGGTTTCCCAGGGGCCAAAGTAG